In the genome of Ctenopharyngodon idella isolate HZGC_01 chromosome 19, HZGC01, whole genome shotgun sequence, one region contains:
- the srd5a1 gene encoding 3-oxo-5-alpha-steroid 4-dehydrogenase 1, translating into MEAILKILFSSDEGELFVLDCLSYLMVVLAFKNLVTFRFKHVPYGRYASSGYGFPVNVKFAWFVQELPAFLVPLSLVLWSPCAKIMHLPNQLLLLMFLFHYLQRTLIYPFLIRGGKSTPFLSFALAFVFCMYNGYLQARYLSHYADYPPDWVTHPCFITGSCMWFLGWIINIHSDHILRNLREPGETGYKIPRGGMFEYVSGANFLGEIVEWVGFALAGHSVHSAAFALFSFVVLSSRGMSHHKWYLAKFEDYPKSRKALIPFVL; encoded by the exons ATGGAAGCTATTCTAAAGATATTATTTTCTTCGGATGAGGGAGAACTGTTCGTTTTAGATTGTTTATCGTACTTGATGGTGGTTTTGGCATTCAAAAATCTTGTGACTTTTCGCTTTAAGCACGTGCCCTATGGCAGATATGCATCCAGCGGGTATGGATTCCCAGTAAATGTCAAGTTCGCCTGGTTCGTTCAAGAATTGCCGGCCTTTCTGGTGCCTTTGAGTTTGGTGCTATGGAGTCCGTGTGCGAAGATAATGCACCTGCCCAACCAACTACTTCTACTCATGTTCTTATTCCATTATTTGCAAAG AACCCTCATCTACCCATTTTTAATTCGAGGAGGGAAATCAACACCATTCCTCTCGTTTGCCCTGGCCTTTGTCTTCTGCATGTATAATGGGTACCTGCAGGCAAGATACCTGAGTCACTATGCAGATTACCCACCTGATTGGGTTACACATCCCTGTTTCATCACAG GTTCTTGTATGTGGTTCCTGGGATGGATCATTAACATTCACTCTGACCATATCCTCAGGAATCTCCGTGAGCCTGGAGAGACAGGTTATAAGATACCTAGAG GGGGCATGTTTGAGTATGTATCAGGAGCAAACTTCTTAGGTGAGATTGTGGAATGGGTTGGATTTGCTCTGGCTGGTCATTCGGTCCATAGTGCAGCTTTTGCTCTCTTCAGTTTTGTTGTGCTGTCCAGCAGAGGAATGTCTCACCACAA
- the nsun2 gene encoding RNA cytosine C(5)-methyltransferase NSUN2: MGRKNRNRQRPQQNRDGRPEGKRNRDDAGWGAGYSEIIKENKLFEHYYEELKIVPDGEFEAFMDAMREPLPATIRITGYKSHAKEILHTLKEKYFKEVQDLEVDGQKIEAPQPLSWYPDELAWHTNLSRKILRKSPLLEKFHQFLVSETESGNISRQEAVSMIPPLLLKIEPQHKILDMCAAPGSKTAQLIEMLHSDMDVPFPEGFVIANDVDNKRCYLLVHQAKRLNSPCIMVVNHDASSIPRLHFDQDGKKEVLFYDRILCDVPCSGDGTMRKNIDVWKKWTTSNSLQLHGLQIRIAVRGVEQLAVGGRMVYSTCSLNPIEDEAVIAALLEKSEGALELADASADLPGLKYMPGITSWKVMTKEGQWYSDWSEVPTSRHTQIRPTMFPPTDPEKLTNMRLERCIRILPHHQNTGGFFVAVLVKKAPMPWNRRYPKLRNKDVNASSDVAPAEELQMGASPAEVPPADSLSTDTPVEAMEGETPAEGNPSVLDTPDPSEVKKDNVCGPPPPKKMKLFGFKEDPFVFLTEDDPIFPPIQAFYNLSPDFPKLNVLTRTHEGKKRHLYMVSKELRNVLLNNSERMKVINTGVKVWSRNTDGEQFGCAFRLAQEGIYTLCPYIRARIINISVEDVKVLLTQENPFLSKLGDDAHSQAKKLEMGSIVLRYLPDPKDPDAPQCPIDLCGWRGKTSIRAFVPRNERLHYLRMVGVEVFRDKQGKKNDGSTETQEGSTEDAESLNQESDLVEQESAETEQNGSESNTNCAEPVGSTCDGPTS, from the exons ATGGGCAGGAAAAATAGAAACAGACAAAGACCTCAGCAGAACAGAGATGGAAGACCAGaggggaaaagaaacagagatgaTGCT GGTTGGGGAGCTGGATACTCTGAGATAATCAAGGAAAATAAACTCTTTGAGCATTACTACGAAGAGCTGAAGATTGTCCCAGACGGAGAGTTTGAGGCTTTCATGGATGCCATGAGGGAGCCACTGCCAGCTACAATACGGATCACAGGATACAAGAG TCATGCAAAAGAAATCCTTCATACTCTTAAAGAGAAATATTTCAAAGAGGTACAAGATCTTGAGGTGGATGGGCAGAAGATTGAGGCTCCTCAACCCCTTAGCTG GTATCCTGATGAACTGGCGTGGCACACTAATCTGAGCAGAAAGATCCTACGCAAGTCTCCACTCCTGGAGAAATTCCACCAGTTCTTGGTCAGCGAAACTGAATcg GGTAATATCAGCAGACAGGAAGCAGTCAGTATGATTCCTCCTCTTCTACTGAAAATCGAGCCTCAACATAAG ATTCTGGACATGTGTGCTGCTCCAGGATCAAAAACTGCTCAACTAATAGAGATGCTTCACTCTGATATGGATGTGCCTTTTCCTG AGGGTTTTGTAATTGCCAATGATGTGGATAATAAGCGCTGTTACCTGCTGGTCCACCAGGCCAAGAGATTAAACAGTCCATGCATTATGGTGGTAAACCATGATGCATCTAGCATTCCACGTCTGCACTTTGATCAGGACGGGAAGAAGGAAGTCCTGTTTTATGACCGTATCCTGTGTGATGTACCTTGCAG TGGAGATGGAACGATGAGGAAAAACATTGACGTGTGGAAAAAATGGACAACCAGCAACAGCCTGCAGCTCCACGG TCTGCAGATAAGGATCGCAGTGCGAGGTGTGGAGCAGCTGGCAGTAGGGGGCAGGATGGTGTACTCCACCTGCTCTTTGAACCCCATCGAGGATGAAGCGGTCATCGCTGCCCTGCTGGAGAAGAGTGAAG GTGCTTTAGAGTTAGCAGATGCCTCTGCAGATCTCCCAGGACTCAAATATATGCCTGGAATAACATCTTGGAAA GTAATGACGAAAGAGGGTCAGTGGTACTCTGACTGGTCAGAGGTGCCAACAAGCCGACACACCCAGATCAGACCCACCATGTTTCCACCAACAGACCCAGAGAAGCTGACGAATATGAGACTGGAGAGATg TATTAGAATACTGCCCCATCACCAGAATACCGGCGGGTTTTTTGTGGCTGTGTTAGTGAAGAAGGCGCCCATGCCATGGAACCGCCGTTACCCAAAG CTTCGTAATAAGGATGTGAACGCCTCCAGTGATGTGGCTCCCGCTGAGGAGCTGCAGATGGGGGCGTCTCCTGCTGAGGTTCCTCCAGCAGACAGCTTGTCCACTGACACCCCTGTTGAAGCAATGGAGGGTGAGACTCCTGCAGAGGGAAACCCGTCTGTCCTAGATACCCCTGACCCTTCAGAGGTCAAGAAAGACAATGTGTGTGG CCCCCCTCCTCCAAAGAAGATGAAACTCTTTGGCTTCAAAGAGGATCCTTTTGTGTTTCTGACAGAGGATGACCCCATCTTTCCTCCCATCCA AGCTTTCTACAACCTGTCTCCAGATTTCCCCAAGCTTAACGTGTTGACTCGAACCCATGAAGGAAAGAAGAGGCACCTGTACATGGTGTCTAAGGAGCTCCGCAATGTTCTGCTCAACAACAGTGAGAGAATGAAG GTTATAAACACAGGAGTGAAGGTCTGGTCCAGAAATACTGATGGAGAACAGTTTGGTTGTGCTTTCAGACTGGCCCAGGAG GGTATTTACACACTGTGCCCCTACATCAGAGCCCGAATCATCAACATCAGCGTGGAGGACGTGAAGGTGCTCCTCACGCAGGAGAACCCCTTCCTTAGCAAGCTTGGAGATGATGCTCACAGTCAGGCCAAGAAACTTG AAATGGGCAGCATTGTTTTACGTTACCTACCAGATCCAAA GGATCCTGATGCTCCTCAGTGTCCTATAGATTTGTGCGGCTGGAGGGGGAAAACTTCCATCAGGGCTTTCGTCCCACGTAATGAGCGTCTTCATTACCTCCGCATGGTGGGAGTGGAAGTCTTCCGTGACAAACAAGGCAAGAAGAACGACGGTTCAACAGAAACCCAGGAAGGAAGCACAGAAGATGCTGAGAGCCTGAACCAAGAGTCTGATCTTGTAGAACAGGAAAGTGCGGAAACGGAACAAAACGGTTCAGAGTCCAACACTAATTGTGCAGAACCTGTTGGCAGCACTTGTGATGGGCCTACGAGTTAG